In the Vibrio gigantis genome, one interval contains:
- a CDS encoding CBS domain-containing protein: MHSIKVKDYMTQQVVTFTPDMPLSLALDKVMRSHHMGGPVIDDNEQVIGFLSEQDLLEKLVKVSYFCQDTHIVGDCMYQEVLSVSPDLSIIELADMMQVGKPKAYPVIDNRKLVGIITRTDVLRAIGKNLDECFKHPV; the protein is encoded by the coding sequence ATGCATTCAATTAAAGTGAAAGATTACATGACGCAGCAGGTTGTGACATTCACTCCTGATATGCCGTTAAGTTTAGCGTTGGACAAAGTGATGCGAAGCCATCACATGGGTGGTCCAGTTATTGATGACAATGAACAAGTGATTGGTTTCCTTTCAGAACAAGATTTATTAGAAAAACTGGTTAAGGTTAGCTATTTCTGCCAAGACACACACATTGTTGGCGACTGCATGTACCAAGAAGTGTTATCCGTATCGCCAGACCTATCTATTATTGAATTGGCGGACATGATGCAGGTGGGAAAACCGAAAGCTTACCCAGTGATCGACAACAGAAAGTTGGTCGGAATTATCACCAGAACAGATGTTTTAAGAGCAATTGGCAAGAACTTAGATGAATGCTTCAAACATCCTGTATAG